From the genome of Mycoplasma sp. 1578d:
CGCTTGTTTTCATGTTTACCTCTAAATGAATGTGAGTTTTTGCTCGTCCATATAAATTTCTTCAATTATCGCTCCACCAATACATTTATCCCCATCATATAAAACCACTTGTTGCCCTGGGGTGATTGCTTGTGCTTTTTGCGGATAAAAAACTCGAATATTGGTGCCATTTATTTGAATATGTGCTTTAATATCAGCTTGACGATATCTAAATTTAACAGTTATATTATTAGGATCATAATCTAAATTGTTTAAATTGAGATTACTTGCAATTAAATTATTTGATTCAAGTCATTGAGGTTGGGATGCTGGGGCCACATATAAAATGTTTTTTTGCACATTGTGGCCACAGACATAATAAGGTTCACTCATGCCGCCTAAATTCAATCCTTTGCGTTGTCCAATAGTGTAATAAAAACAACCCACGTGTCTTCCGATTTTTTTATTAGTAGTAATATCAACAATATCACCATCTTGAGCTGGGATGTAATTTTGTAAAAATTGAGTAAAATTACGCTCGCCAATAAAACAAATTCCAGTCGAATCTTTCTTTTTGGCTGTAATTAAGTCTAATTTAGCTGCTATTTCTCGAATTTGTTCTTTTTCTAAATCAGCTAAAGGCATAATTACTTTACTCAGTTGTTCAGTGCTTAATTGAGCTAAAAAATAAGTTTGATCTTTGTTTTGGTCCTTGGCTCGATATAAGTGGCCATTTTTAACTTTAGCATAATGGCCCATGGCAATATAATCAGCTTTTAGTTGATTGAAAGCATAATTGGCAAAAGAATCGAACTTAATATGTTTATTGCATAAAATATCCGGATTGGGAGTTCGTGCTTTTTTGTATTCATCAATGAAGTTTTCGAACACTTTATTTCAGTATTCTTGAACAAAATCAACCCGATGCAATTTTATACCAAGAGCTTTAGCAACTGCTAGAGCGTCATTATAATCTTGTTCTTGAGGACAAATATCTTGTGAAATTTTTTCATTACCGAGCACGTCATTGTTTAAAATGCTATCTCAATTACGCATAAATAAACCTTCAACTTGATACCCTTGTTGTAAAAGTAAGTATGCTGCAACTGAAGAATCAACTCCTCCGCTCATTCCGATAATTACTCTTTTTTTCACAATTTCTCCTTTAAATAGTTATATTCTTTTATTATATTATTTTTGTTCTTTTTTTAAAAGAATAATGCGATAAATCGCAATTATTCATCATTCATAAAACCAAATAAAGCAATTAAAATGGTAAAATACAAACATGGGATTTTTTAAAAATTTAATCAATAAAGTATTTTCAAAAAATAGCGATTCCAAAAACTTAAAAAACCTTGAAGCAATTAATTCTTCTAAATTAGAAAAATACAAAACTGGGCTTTCAAATGCAAGTAATTTTGGAAAACAATTATTAGAATTACAAAATCGCTACAATCACATTGATCAAGAGTTTTTTGATGAACTTGAAGAGCTATTAATTATGTCAGATATTAATGCTTCATTAGTGTATTTAATCATTGAAAAAATTAAGAACGAAGTTAAAACCAATAATATTGACGATCCAAAACTAATCGGCGAAATTGTTGCTGATCAAATGTTTGTAGTTTACACAAATAACAGTATCACTAATACAACTTTAAATTATCAACAGGGGCGCTTAAATGTTTTTGTTTTTGTTGGTGTAAATGGTAGCGGAAAAACTACATCAATTGCAAAGATAGCTCATCGATTTGTTAGTCAAGGTAAAAAAGTACTCATTGCAGCTGGCGACACTTTTCGAGCTGGAGCAGTCAATCAACTTGCTATTTGAGCCGATCGAATTAATGTGGATATTGTCAAACCTGATAAAGAGGGTGCTGATCCTGCTTCAGTTGTATATCAAGCTATGCAAAAAGCTAAAGAACAAAATTATGATTTATTAATTATTGATACAGCAGGTCGTTTACAAAATAAAATTAATTTAATGAACGAATTAAACAAAATGATTGGCATTATTCAACGTTTTGAACCAAGTGCTCCTCATGAATCGCTTCTAGTTCTAGATGCAACTAATGGTCAAAATGGTTTAGCACAAGCTCGAGAATTTAAAGAGGTAGCTAATTTAACTGGAATTATTTTAACTAAAATGGATGGAACTTCTAAAGGTGGTATTGTCTTGTCCATTAAAGATGAATATCAACTTAACGTAAAATTTTTAGGTCTAGGTGAAAAACTTGATGATCTTCAAGAATTTGATTTAGAGTTGTTTATTTATCAAATGACTAAGGATTTAATCAATGTCTAAACAACACAAAAAATCATTAGATAATATCGCTAAATACACACTATTATACGAGAAATATGGTTTTTTACTAACTAAAGTACAACGTCAAGCTTTTGAATTATATTTTTATAAGGATTTGTCCTATGCTGAAGTAGCTTTGATTTTAGCTACTACTCGTTCAAGTGTTTATGATGCAGTAGATAAAGCGTTTAAGAAACTTAATAAAATTGAAAGTCAAAAAGAGAATTAAAAAAGTGCTAGGCACTTTTTTTATATTTTATTAAATGGTTTTTTCTAAATTATTCCTCTGGTTGTTGGTCTTTTTTATTTCTTTTAAAGAAAATAATTAATAATCCAACTAATACTAATAAGGTTGAAACTGCCCCAAGAATAATGTATTCATAATATGTAGGTTTAGGGTCTTCTTGATTTAATTTGGTGAATTGATAATCACGCTGGCTAATTTCGAGTGCTCTTGAGTATTCTCTAGGTACATTTGAAGAAACACTTTGAATTTCTTTAGCATCAGTGCTTAATTTGGTTAATTGATCTTTTGCAAGTTTAAGAACTGAATTAATAGAATCTTTATTTTCTTGTGGTAAGCTACTTGAATTTAAAAGTTCTTTTAATTTAGGTTCATATTCTTTAAGGTTTTTTTGTAAAGTTAGCATTTCATCATTAACAGGCTTGATCATTCCTTCGAAAACTTTAACATCACTAGGATCTTGAGATTGATCAGCTTTAGTTTTAGCTAATTTAGCGAATTCTTGTTTTTGTTGATCGTTTAATCCTTTTGCATCACTTATAACTTCATTATAACCTTGGGTTTTGTCGTTTTCGGTTTTAAGTTCAGTGTATACACTTGAAAGTGTTTCAATATCCTTCTTAAGTGAGTTTGGATCTTTAAAGTATTTTTCTCCAACGTTCACATCTTCTTTTGAATCAAGAGCTACAACTAATTTGTCATAGTCTTGTTTCAACATGTCTTGTTTATCTTTAGGAAGAAGAGTGTTATCAAGAATTTTATTAACGTTTGATTTAAGGTCTTGGTTTTGGTCTACGAATTTTTGCACTTCAGCACTTGCTGTAACTAATTCAGCCACATTTGAATCAGCCATTAAGATTAATTCAACGTGTTCAGATTTGAGTTTTGGAGTTGAACTAGCTAAATCAGCTTTTGAATCTGTTAAAAGTTTATTTAAATATGAAGTAATAACTGAGTTAACAGCAAAGTGGTTTTTCTTGTCTAAAATATATTCAAGAATCGAAACAACTCCTTTTGTATATACATCAACAAATTTTCTAATAAGAGGTTGTACAGCTTCTTTAGTTTCGAATGTTGTGTTTGTTTTAGTTGTTTCTTTAAATGCTTTATCAGCTTCAGTTTTTGATTCCATTAATGTAGTTTTGTATGATTTAGCATTTTGTTCATCTGATACTTTAGTTTCAAGGTGTGTTGATGATTTTAATTTATCATATAGGTCGCTTGAAGCATTTTGGAATAATGTTAACATTGCACTAGCTAAACTATTAGCTTGAGCAAGGAATTGATCAATTTGTTCGCTTGTAACACCTGCTGTATCGGCTTTTGTCTTATAAATTGAAATTTGAGCAGGAGATAAAAATGGTGTAACTTTATCTGTTTTTGCAAGTTTATCAATCATTGATTTATATTCAGTTTTTTTGGTTTGCAACGCTTGATCTACAGTGGGGTTTGTTCCACTTTGGTTAGTATTTGGAGTAGGTGCTGCTTGTTGGTTGGTATTGTTGTTTACATTTGAAACTTGTGCAGATACACCTAAAATTGGAGCTGAAACAAGTGCCATTGAAGATAAAATCAATAATTTATTTTTTAACTTTTTCATAGATATCCTTTATATAAATAAGTAACTGTATATTCTAAATAATATAATGATGTTAAGTTTACTTTTAATATATTATAGAATATTTTTTGAAAAATATAAGCAAAAGTAGTGATAAAAAGATAATAAAAAGCAGAAAAAAATCTGCTTTTTATTAGGTCAAATAAATGATTGAAATGGTGCGAACGAATGGACTTGAACCATCGACCTCACGATTATCAGTCGTGTGCTCTAACCAGCTGAGCTACGCTCGCAAGTGTATTCCAATTATACCGTATTTTTGCGATATAAAAGGAAAATATTATATAAAATTAACGTTTTGAGAATTGTCTTGCACGACGTGCTTTTCTAAGACCAGGTTTTTTACGTTCTTTAGCTCTAGCGTCTCTAGTAAGCATTCCGGCTTTTTTAAGAACTGAACGATAATCAGCGCTCGCTTCAAGCAATGCCCGTGCAATTCCAAGTCTAATTGCTCCAGCTTGACCACTAAGACCTCCACCGGCTACATTAACAGAAACATCAAATTGTCCCATAGTTTCTGTTAAAACGAATGGTTGATTTGCGTCTTTGAGATAAATATCAGAAGTTAAATATTCTTTTGCTTCACGTTTATTGATTATAAATTTACCAGCTCCAGGTTTGATAATTACACGAGCAACTGAAGATTTTCTTCTTCCTAATCCACGGTATTGTAATTGATCTTTTTTCATCATTATCTAACCTCTAATTTTTCTGGATTTTGGGCAACATGTTTATGTTCTGGACCTGCGTAAATAAATACATTACGACGTTGTTTGTTCCCTAATTTTGTATGTGGAAGCATTCCGAAAATAGCTTTTTGAACTATTGCGGTAGGTTTTTTAACTCTCAGTTTAGCGGCATTAACGCTTTTAAGACCACCTGGATAACCAGAGTGTGAATAATAAATTTTATCTTCTTCTTTTTTAGCTGTTAAAATAGCTTTTTCAGCATTAACAATGATGACATTATCTCCCATGTCGGCATGCGGTGTGAATGATGGTTTTGTTTTTCCTCGAAGCACTGAAGCAACAAAAGCAGCTAAACGACCTACAACTTGACCTTCTGCATCAACAACGTATCATTTTTTGTCGGCTTGTTGGGTATTAACAATTGTTGTTTGTCTCATTTGATCCTCCTACGTTAATTTTTGGAATTTATTTCGGTTGTATAAATTGCTTTTTAATTATAACATAAACACAAAAAACACAAGGACTTTTTAATTACTATTATTGGATTTTTGTTTATTTAAATAATTAAATATTTTGTGTCCAAAAAACACCATTTGGTGTTTTTTGAGTTTAAACATTATTCTTCAATACCATAGTCATAATCTATTGTATCAATATTTGAATCATCTTCAAAAAGTTCAATTTCTTCTAAGTCTTGTGAATAGAACATATTATCAACATCGTAGATAATTTCTTCACTCATTTGTTGATCAGCATCGTTCTTATTAGTAAAGTAACTTTTTGGATCACGAATATCATATTTAGATTTAGGTTCATAATTTGAATTAGTTCCAGCTGGAATTTTGTATCCTAAAATAATATTTTCTTTAAGACCTTTAAGGTAATCAACTTTATTTGAAATTGATGAATTAACCAGAATTTTCGCAGTTTCTTGATATGAAGCTGCTGCCAAGAACGAATCGCTAAGAAGTGGTGTTTGTTTTGCCCCTTTGATTTTAACTTCACCAAAGGCTGGACGTTTACCAGCGGCAATTAAACGACCATTTTCTTTCTGGTACACAAAGCGATCAACTAAACTTCCAGTGAAGAAATCTGAATCTCCTGGATCAGTAATAATAATTTTTGAAAGCATTTGGCGAATAATAATTTCAATATATTTATCGGCAATAGCAATCCCTTGAAGGCGGTAAAGTCTTTGAACTTCTTTTAACAGATAGTTTTGCACAGCACGTGTATCGGCCTTTTCAAGAAGATCATTAATAATAATTGGTCCTTCAACAATTTTTTGTCCAGGAATAACCTCATCACCAACTTTAACTCTAAGTTTTTGTGACACTTTAACTGCATGTGGATGTATTTCTAAGAGACCATCTTTATTTTTACTTTCAATTTCCACAAGTAAGGTATCTGAATCTTTTCCTGAACTATCTTTAGCTGGTTTGATTGATTTAACCACTCCAAATACACGTGAAATAACGGCGGGACGACCTCAAGGGAGATCATAAGCATCAATGAGCTCAATTAAACGACCGAATCCACCAGTAATATCGGCCACCCCAGCAACCCCTCCAGTGTGGAATGTACGCATAGTAAGTTGAGTCCCAGGTTCTCCGATTGATTGGGCAGTAACCACACCAACAGCTTCACCAATGTGTACAATTCTATTAGTTGCTAAATCTTTACCATAACAACGTTTACATACCCCATTACGAGTATGACATGAAAGTACTGAACGAATTTCAACTTCAGTTTTACCGTGTTTATTAACAATATTATTGGCAATTTCAGGAGTAATTAGTGAGTTGGCACCAATGATAATATCGCCGTTTAAATCATAAATTGGACGGTTGGTAAATCTACCTTCAATTCTTTCGATTAATGACTCAATAACTGTATCGGTTTTAGTGTCTTTAATATCTTTAACTACAAATCCAAAATCACTTCCACAATCTTCTTCGCGTACCACAATTCCTTGTGCCACGTCAACAAGTCTTCGAGTTAAATATCCAGATTTAGCAGTGTTAAGAGCTGTATCAGTAAGTCCTTTACGGGCCCCGTGAGTTGATGAATAAAACTCATATGCAGTAAGTCCATCTAGGAATGATGATTTAACTGGGATTTCCACAGTTGAACGAACAACCCGATCATTTTCAGCATCAGCCTTAAGCACTTTGGCATTATTGTTCATTAATCCACGCATTCCAGCAAGCTGAGTAAAGTTTGATGCATTTCCACGAGCTCCAGAAGTAAACATCATAAAGAGTGGATTTTCTAAGTCTGATTTAGTAACTTCTTTTAAATCCTTTTCAATTGATTCTTTGACTTGAGTTCATTTTTGAATGGTGAGGTTATAACGCTCATCATCAGTTAAATATCCACTAGCAAAGTATTTTTTCAATTGTTCAACGTACTCTTCACCTTCTTTAATTTTATCTTGAGTTGTTGGTAGAGTAGTGATGTCATTCATGGAAATAGTAGTTCCTGAAATAGTTGAATATTTAAATCCTAAATCTTTAATATTATCTAGAATTGAAGCTACATAGTTTGAGTATCTGAATCAGACATTTTCAAGTAATTCAGTGTAATGTGATAAATTGAGATCAGAATCACGAATTTGTAATTTAGCAAAATATTTGAATTTAATTTTTTCAAATTCTTCTTGAATAAATTTATTAATTAATGAAGCATGTGAAGTCGAAATATCTTCGTTTTTATAATCTTTTAAGCTTGCACATTCTTCAAATTTATTTTTGTAATTATTTTCTTTAACAGTATCCAAAACACTAGCTATATCTTCAATAGTAACCACCGCTACATATTTTTCGTACACTCAACGAATAATTTTAGCAATATCTTTTTTAACTAGTGAATGGTTAGCTGGAATTAATTTAATTGCATCTCTAAAGTTAGTTCCGTATTCAAAAGTATATTCGTGTAAAACGTTTTCAGAAGTATGAATTGATTCCGTTTCCTTAGTTTTTACTTCTCCATTAACATTTTGTGAAGTAACTGTAACACGTTTACCGAAAATAAATTCAAAATCGCTTGGAAAAGCTTTGTTTAAAATGAATTTTCCAACAGTTGAGACAATATATGGGCGATTAGTTGAATTGAGAACTGAAATTTTGTCAATTGCTTCAATTGGAAGTACTACTCTAGTGTGTAAAGTAATAAACCCATTTTCATAGGCATTAACCATATCATTATATGTGGCATAAAAATTACCTTCACCCTTTGCTCCGGCTTTTTCAACAGTTAGGTAGTAAAGCCCTAAAATCATATCTTGCGAAGGGTTAATAATTGGTTCACCATCTCTTGGTCCTAGAATGTTTTTTGAAGCAAGCATTAACTCTTTAACTTCACGAACAGCTTGTTCAGAAATTGGCACGTGGACAGCCATTTGGTCCCCATCAAAGTCAGCGTTAAAAGCTGTGGTAACTAATGGGTGTAGTTTAATTGCTTTTCCACGAATAAGTACTGGTTGGAATCCTTGAATTGAAAGACGGTGCAAGGTTGGAGCACGATTGAGTAATACCGGACGTCCTTCAATGGCTTTTTCTACATAAGGTCAAATAGTTGGGTTTAAACTTTCAACCAGTTTTTTTGCTGATTTAACGTTTTTAACGCTTTCTTCAGATTTAATAATTTCTTTAATAATTCATGGCTCAAATAATTTAGCGGCCATATCACGTGGAATTCCAACTTGGTACATTTTCAATGTTGGACCAACAACAATAACACTACGTCCTGAGTAATCAACACGTTTTCCGAGTAAGTTTTGACGGAAACGTCCTTTTTTTCCAGTGAGTGCATCAGAAATGGATTTAAGTGGATGACCATCTTTTGATGAAACTGGTGAAGGTTTTTTTCTTGAATTATCAATTAAAGCATCAACAGCTTCTTGAATCATCCGATACTCATTTTGTTTAATTAACATTGGAGCATCTGATTCATCTCATTTAGCTAAACGATTGTTTCTAATAATGATCCGACGATAAAGTTCATTCACATCACTAGTTGAGTGTCTTCCTCCATCAAGCTGAACCAAAGGACGTAAGTCAGCAGGAATTACTGGAAGATTATAAATTAACATATTAGTTGGTTTTTGGCCTGATTTAATGAACGAATTAATAATAGTTAATCTTTTATAAAGTTTTGAACGATCTTGTAAACTAGTGGTTGAAAAGTTAGGTGAAGCGTTAATTTCGTCAATTTTACTTTGGACTAATTTAGCCTCAGCTTCTAGATTAATATTTTTAAGTAAGTATTCAATTGCTTGAGAACCAGTTCCAATTTTAGCATCAGAAAATTCATGAATAATATCATTATATTCATAAAAATCAATTCCATAATCTTTACCCATTTTTGAAGAAGCATATTCTCTCAATTCTTCTAAAGCAGTATAAATATCTTGATATTCATCGCTATCTTTATCTCATTGACCAAGCATTTCCATTAAAGCGGCTTCATAAATAGTGGCTGCTTCATTAATGTTAATAATGGTATTTTTCTTAAGTGATTTTAAACTTCCGCTCTCAAGGACAATATGTGATTTATAGTAAATTAAGTTTTCTAAATCAGTTTTAGAAACCGGTGTATTTGAATCAGCGACTCTAAGCCCTAAAAGTTTAGCAATAATTGAGTGATCGATTTTAAAAAATCAAAAATGAACTACGGGATTATGCAATTTAATGTGCCCCATACGAGTTCTACGAGTGATTTTAGGGAGAATTTTTGGTTTGTATTTTTCACAAGCTGGGGTTTTGGTACAGTTGGTATTTTCGTCGCTTTTTTTGTATTTAGTTGAACATACTGGACATTTATAATCAGTGGTTGGACCAAAAATTAACTCATCAAAAAGACCGTCTTTTTCTGGTTTGTATGATTTATAGTTAATTGTTTCAGGTTTAGTTACTTCACCATGTGATCAGCTTAACACATCTTCGTTGGTAGCCAGCGAAAGAGTGATTTTATTTAGTAAATTGTCAGTTCTTTTGTCTGTAAAATTACTCATAACTTTCTCCTGCAACTTCTAAGTATTGATCGATTTTTTCTTCTTCGTTTTTGTCTTGCTGTGATAATTCAAGCTTCATTCCTAACCCTTTAAGCTCATTACTTAAAACGTTAAATGATTCAGGAATTCCTGGACTCGGAATATCTTTATTATCTGAAACAAGTGCACTATATAAAGCATTTCTTCCTGAAATATCATCTGATTTGTAGGTTAAAATTTCTTGAAGCACATTAGTTGCTCCGTATGATTCAATGGCTCATGTTTCCATTTCCCCAAATCTTTGCCCCCCGTTTTGGCTTTTTCCTCCAAGTGGTTGTTGAGTAATTAATGAATATGGTCCAACGCTACGGGCGTGCATTTTATCATCAACCATGTGGTTAAGTTTGAGCATATACATGACTCCAACTGAAATTGGTTTATCAAATTTACGACCAGTAATTGGATCAATAAGAATTTGTTTCCCTGTTTTTTCTAAACCAGCTTCAACAAGAGCATCTTCAATATCTTTCTTTTTAACTCCGTCGAATGAAGGAGTAACGAATTTTTCTCCTAATTTACGAGCTGCCATTCCAAGGTGAAGTTCAAGAACTTGACCTATGTTCATCCGTGAAGGAACCCCCTGAGGGTTAAGCATAATATCAAGTGGTGTTCCATCCTCAAGATATGGCATATCTTCTTCGGGAAGTACGATTGAAATAACCCCTTTGTTTCCATGGCGACCAGCCATTTTATCACCGACTTTTATTTTACGTTTTTGGGCTACTGAAACTTTAACAATTTTGTCAATTCCATCTTCGAGTGCATCACCTTTTTCACGTGAAAGTACTTCGACGTGAATTACAGTTCCATTATGTCCGTTTTTAACTTTAAGTGATGTATCCTTCACATTTTGTGGACGTTGTTGTAAAATTGCCATTAACAATTTTTCTTCTTGAGTTGGATTGTCTTCACCTTTTGGAGAGACTCTACCAACTAAAACATCTCCGGCAACAACTTCAGATCCAACACGAACAATTCCTTGTTCATCTAAATTACGAATTGAATATTTAGATACATTAGGAATATCATCACGAGTTAGTTGATCTTCTCCAGCACGCGAAGATCTAAATTGAATAGTTTGTTCTTCAATATGAATTGAAGTATACACATCATCTTTAACAAGTCTTTCGTTGATAATAATAGCATCTTCAAAGTTATATCCGTTTCAAGTGGTAAATCCAACAAGGACGTTTTTACCAAGAGCCATCTCTCCGTCTTTAAAGCTTGATCCATCTACTAATAAGTCACCTTTTTCAACTTTTTGTCCAACTTGAACAATTGGTTTTTGTTGAATAATTGTCCCTTGATTTGAACGTTCAAAGTTTCTAAGGAAGTATTTGTCAGTCACTCCTTTTTCTTGTTTAACATGAATTCTTGATCCATCAACTAAGGTAACTTCTCCAGCGTTTTTAGCTGTTAAGTTGTATGAAGAATATTTTGCAATATCTGCCTCAATTCCAGTTGCTACATAAGGAGCTTCAGCCTCTAGAAGTGGTACAGCTTGACGTTGCATGTTCGAACCCATCAGTGCACGGTTAGCATCATCATTTTCAAGGAAAGGAATTGCTGTAGCAGCTAATGAAACAATTTGTTTTGATGAAACCTCAATAAAATCAACATCAAGAGGTGTACCAATAATATAGTTGTAGTCTTTTCTAATAGTTAAAGTTGGCGAAACAATTCGATTATCATCGTCAACTTTAACAGAAGATTGTGCAAATGCGTACCCAATTTCTTCAGCAGCAGTTAAATAAACAGGCTCACTGTAATCAACAATACCTTCTTTAACTCTAAAGTAAGGAGTTTGTAA
Proteins encoded in this window:
- a CDS encoding DNA-directed RNA polymerase subunit beta', whose translation is MSNFTDKRTDNLLNKITLSLATNEDVLSWSHGEVTKPETINYKSYKPEKDGLFDELIFGPTTDYKCPVCSTKYKKSDENTNCTKTPACEKYKPKILPKITRRTRMGHIKLHNPVVHFWFFKIDHSIIAKLLGLRVADSNTPVSKTDLENLIYYKSHIVLESGSLKSLKKNTIININEAATIYEAALMEMLGQWDKDSDEYQDIYTALEELREYASSKMGKDYGIDFYEYNDIIHEFSDAKIGTGSQAIEYLLKNINLEAEAKLVQSKIDEINASPNFSTTSLQDRSKLYKRLTIINSFIKSGQKPTNMLIYNLPVIPADLRPLVQLDGGRHSTSDVNELYRRIIIRNNRLAKWDESDAPMLIKQNEYRMIQEAVDALIDNSRKKPSPVSSKDGHPLKSISDALTGKKGRFRQNLLGKRVDYSGRSVIVVGPTLKMYQVGIPRDMAAKLFEPWIIKEIIKSEESVKNVKSAKKLVESLNPTIWPYVEKAIEGRPVLLNRAPTLHRLSIQGFQPVLIRGKAIKLHPLVTTAFNADFDGDQMAVHVPISEQAVREVKELMLASKNILGPRDGEPIINPSQDMILGLYYLTVEKAGAKGEGNFYATYNDMVNAYENGFITLHTRVVLPIEAIDKISVLNSTNRPYIVSTVGKFILNKAFPSDFEFIFGKRVTVTSQNVNGEVKTKETESIHTSENVLHEYTFEYGTNFRDAIKLIPANHSLVKKDIAKIIRWVYEKYVAVVTIEDIASVLDTVKENNYKNKFEECASLKDYKNEDISTSHASLINKFIQEEFEKIKFKYFAKLQIRDSDLNLSHYTELLENVWFRYSNYVASILDNIKDLGFKYSTISGTTISMNDITTLPTTQDKIKEGEEYVEQLKKYFASGYLTDDERYNLTIQKWTQVKESIEKDLKEVTKSDLENPLFMMFTSGARGNASNFTQLAGMRGLMNNNAKVLKADAENDRVVRSTVEIPVKSSFLDGLTAYEFYSSTHGARKGLTDTALNTAKSGYLTRRLVDVAQGIVVREEDCGSDFGFVVKDIKDTKTDTVIESLIERIEGRFTNRPIYDLNGDIIIGANSLITPEIANNIVNKHGKTEVEIRSVLSCHTRNGVCKRCYGKDLATNRIVHIGEAVGVVTAQSIGEPGTQLTMRTFHTGGVAGVADITGGFGRLIELIDAYDLPWGRPAVISRVFGVVKSIKPAKDSSGKDSDTLLVEIESKNKDGLLEIHPHAVKVSQKLRVKVGDEVIPGQKIVEGPIIINDLLEKADTRAVQNYLLKEVQRLYRLQGIAIADKYIEIIIRQMLSKIIITDPGDSDFFTGSLVDRFVYQKENGRLIAAGKRPAFGEVKIKGAKQTPLLSDSFLAAASYQETAKILVNSSISNKVDYLKGLKENIILGYKIPAGTNSNYEPKSKYDIRDPKSYFTNKNDADQQMSEEIIYDVDNMFYSQDLEEIELFEDDSNIDTIDYDYGIEE
- the mnmA gene encoding tRNA 2-thiouridine(34) synthase MnmA, yielding MKKRVIIGMSGGVDSSVAAYLLLQQGYQVEGLFMRNWDSILNNDVLGNEKISQDICPQEQDYNDALAVAKALGIKLHRVDFVQEYWNKVFENFIDEYKKARTPNPDILCNKHIKFDSFANYAFNQLKADYIAMGHYAKVKNGHLYRAKDQNKDQTYFLAQLSTEQLSKVIMPLADLEKEQIREIAAKLDLITAKKKDSTGICFIGERNFTQFLQNYIPAQDGDIVDITTNKKIGRHVGCFYYTIGQRKGLNLGGMSEPYYVCGHNVQKNILYVAPASQPQWLESNNLIASNLNLNNLDYDPNNITVKFRYRQADIKAHIQINGTNIRVFYPQKAQAITPGQQVVLYDGDKCIGGAIIEEIYMDEQKLTFI
- a CDS encoding DNA-directed RNA polymerase subunit beta, which codes for MSQKNYKIRKFGPKTLRRDYSITKHSLPVEDILSTSKESFHLFMTKKINEQLLEIYPIEAANKQVSLDYLKGSLRVELPFKKSTSESEEIKKCKSKGINFSAKVYVTLKREITGTGEVNTDEVLIGEIPYMTSGGSFIINGSEKVIVSQLIRSPGAYFGLNVRNKQSDDLFNKVEVLPRIGSWIEISHKTTSNTLDTVKVKIDKNKNVNLGTFLGSFGLGQEEIVKLFGNSDLLQETIRKNKLVSNNEISKEELIDLCQEELFRGLRKGDRISEESKKSLLPGILFDKKRYNLSVTGRYMLNNKLSVVDRITNTYLAQDVKTKAGEILYPKNTLITINIAKQIAEAFKEGILSLDTIPGIDVEHVYHKLLKNSKTLSKRNKIAKIKVYPNKRWMQEKPNDPVLVIGNDPKSTEPHLLISDIVAVVNYYFNLIEGIGQDDDPDALTNKRIVSVGELLEGQLSVAFAKLEKTTRERMGAKSPEKVTGKNVTNNKLVTNQMKTFFNLSKLSQFMDQINPLSEVSNKRRVTSLGPGGLNRDTAQFEVRDVHSTHYGRICPIETPEGPNIGLILNYATFAKVNELGFLQTPYFRVKEGIVDYSEPVYLTAAEEIGYAFAQSSVKVDDDNRIVSPTLTIRKDYNYIIGTPLDVDFIEVSSKQIVSLAATAIPFLENDDANRALMGSNMQRQAVPLLEAEAPYVATGIEADIAKYSSYNLTAKNAGEVTLVDGSRIHVKQEKGVTDKYFLRNFERSNQGTIIQQKPIVQVGQKVEKGDLLVDGSSFKDGEMALGKNVLVGFTTWNGYNFEDAIIINERLVKDDVYTSIHIEEQTIQFRSSRAGEDQLTRDDIPNVSKYSIRNLDEQGIVRVGSEVVAGDVLVGRVSPKGEDNPTQEEKLLMAILQQRPQNVKDTSLKVKNGHNGTVIHVEVLSREKGDALEDGIDKIVKVSVAQKRKIKVGDKMAGRHGNKGVISIVLPEEDMPYLEDGTPLDIMLNPQGVPSRMNIGQVLELHLGMAARKLGEKFVTPSFDGVKKKDIEDALVEAGLEKTGKQILIDPITGRKFDKPISVGVMYMLKLNHMVDDKMHARSVGPYSLITQQPLGGKSQNGGQRFGEMETWAIESYGATNVLQEILTYKSDDISGRNALYSALVSDNKDIPSPGIPESFNVLSNELKGLGMKLELSQQDKNEEEKIDQYLEVAGESYE
- the rplM gene encoding 50S ribosomal protein L13, with protein sequence MRQTTIVNTQQADKKWYVVDAEGQVVGRLAAFVASVLRGKTKPSFTPHADMGDNVIIVNAEKAILTAKKEEDKIYYSHSGYPGGLKSVNAAKLRVKKPTAIVQKAIFGMLPHTKLGNKQRRNVFIYAGPEHKHVAQNPEKLEVR
- a CDS encoding sigma factor-like helix-turn-helix DNA-binding protein, which encodes MSKQHKKSLDNIAKYTLLYEKYGFLLTKVQRQAFELYFYKDLSYAEVALILATTRSSVYDAVDKAFKKLNKIESQKEN
- the ftsY gene encoding signal recognition particle-docking protein FtsY, with translation MGFFKNLINKVFSKNSDSKNLKNLEAINSSKLEKYKTGLSNASNFGKQLLELQNRYNHIDQEFFDELEELLIMSDINASLVYLIIEKIKNEVKTNNIDDPKLIGEIVADQMFVVYTNNSITNTTLNYQQGRLNVFVFVGVNGSGKTTSIAKIAHRFVSQGKKVLIAAGDTFRAGAVNQLAIWADRINVDIVKPDKEGADPASVVYQAMQKAKEQNYDLLIIDTAGRLQNKINLMNELNKMIGIIQRFEPSAPHESLLVLDATNGQNGLAQAREFKEVANLTGIILTKMDGTSKGGIVLSIKDEYQLNVKFLGLGEKLDDLQEFDLELFIYQMTKDLINV
- the rpsI gene encoding 30S ribosomal protein S9, whose protein sequence is MKKDQLQYRGLGRRKSSVARVIIKPGAGKFIINKREAKEYLTSDIYLKDANQPFVLTETMGQFDVSVNVAGGGLSGQAGAIRLGIARALLEASADYRSVLKKAGMLTRDARAKERKKPGLRKARRARQFSKR